In the Loxodonta africana isolate mLoxAfr1 chromosome 1, mLoxAfr1.hap2, whole genome shotgun sequence genome, one interval contains:
- the LOC100665460 gene encoding olfactory receptor 10C1-like — translation MNLNCSLWQDNIMSVKHFAFAKFSAITEECFLLFTLILLMFLASLTGNALIALAIWTNPVLHTPMYFFLANLSVLEIGYTCSVIPKMLQSLVSEARGISWEGCATQMFFFTLFAISECCLLAAMAFDRYMAISSPLHYTTRMSRGVCAHLAVVSWGVGFLVGLGQTNYIFSLNFCGPCEIDHFFCDLPPILALACRDTSHNEAAVFVVAILCISSPFLLIIASYGRILAAVLFMPSPEGRHKALSTCSSHLLVVTLFYGSGSVSYLRPKASHSPGVDKLLALFYTVVTSMLNPIIYSLRNKEVKAALRRTLGKKKILTRG, via the coding sequence ATGAACCTCAATTGCTCATTGTGGCAGGACAACATCATGTCTGTCAAACACTTTGCATTTGCCAAATTCTCTGCGATCACTGAAGAGTGTTTCCTCCTGTTTACCCTCATCCTACTCATGTTCTTAGCATCACTGACAGGAAATGCTCTCATAGCCCTTGCCATATGGACCAACCCAgtcctccacactcccatgtacttcttcctggcCAACTTGTCCGTCTTGGAGATTGGCTACACCTGTTCTGTCATACCTAAGATGCTGCAGAGTCTTGTGAGTGAGGCTCGAGGGATTTCCTGGGAGGGCTGTGCCACACAGATGTTTTTCTTTACATTATTTGCTATCAGTGAATGCTGCCTTTTGGCAGCCATGGCTTTTGATCGCTATATGGCCATAAGCTCTCCACTCCACTATACAACACGAATGAGTCGTGGGGTGTGTGCCCATTTGGCAGTGGTTTCTTGGGGGGTGGGATTCTTGGTCGGTCTGGGCCAGACCAACTATATTTTCTCCTTGAACTTCTGTGGTCCCTGTGAGATAGAccacttcttctgtgatcttCCACCCATCCTGGCACTTGCTTGCAGAGATACGTCCCATAATGAGGCTGCAGTCTTTGTCGTGGCTATCCTTTGTATTTCCAGCCCATTTTTACTGATCATTGCTTCCTATGGGAGAATTCTAGCTGCTGTGCTGTTCATGCCATCACCTGAAGGCCGCCACAAAGCTCTTTCTACCTGTTCTTCCCACCTCCTGGTAGTAACACTTTTCTATGGCTCAGGATCTGTCAGCTACCTGAGGCCCAAAGCTAGCCACTCACCAGGAGTGGACAAACTCCTAGCTCTTTTCTATACAGTGGTGACATCCATGCTTAACCCTATCATTTATAGTTTACGGAACAAGGAAGTCAAGGCAGCCCTCCGGAGAACTCTGGgcaagaaaaaaattttgactcGTGGGTAA